The region CCCGTGCTGCCGCTGCACGAGGCGGACCACGGCACCACCGGCAAGGTGCTGATCCTGATCTCGATCGTGGTCGCGGTGGCGGGGGTGCTCCTCGCCTGGATGATGTACGGGCGCCGGCCTGTCCGCGCCGAGGAGATCGGCGAGCCGCGCAACGGCCTCCACACGCTGCTGCTGAACAAGTACTACGTCGACGAGCTCTACGACGCCCTGTTCGTCCGGCCCTCGTACCGGCTCTACGTCTGGTGCGCGCGCGTGTTCGACCTGCGATTCATCGACGGCATCGTCAACGGCGTCGGCGCGGCGGTGACGGCCTGGGCCGGCGGCCTCCGTCGCGTCCAGACCGGTTTCACCATGAACTACGCCCTCGGCATGCTCCTGGGCGCGATCGCGGTGGTCGCCTTCCTCTACGCGCGCGGTCCCCGGTGAGGGGTATGACCCTGTCCCTCGTGGTATTCCTCCCCGCGGTGGGCGCGGTGATCATCGGGCTGCTCCCGCGCGCCCGCGACGAGACGGTGAAGCGCGCGGTCCTCGCGGTGGCGCTGCTGACGTTCCTCGTGTCGCTGCCGCTCTACACGGGCTTCGACGCGCGCGTGGCCGACTACCAGTTCCAGGAGCGGCGGCCGTGGTTGCCGTCGCTCGGCATCGGCTACCACGTCGGCATCGACGGGATCAGCCTGCTGCTGGTGCTCCTGACCACCTTCCTCATGCCGATCACGCTGCTGGCGTCGTGGCACGCCATCGAGAAGCGGTGGAAGGAGTTCGCCGTCACCATGCTGCTGCTGGAGACGGGGATGCTGGGGGTCTTCGTCGCCCTGGACCTCTTCCTCTTCTACGTCTTCTGGGAAGCGATGCTGATTCCGATGTACCTCGTCATCGGGGTCTGGGGCGGGACGAACCGGGTGTACGCCGCGGTGAAGTTCGTCCTCTACACCCTCGCCGGCTCTCTGCTCATGCTGGTCGCCATCCTGGCCCTCTTCTTCCAGCACGGCGCCGTCACCGGCAACTACACCTTCGATCTCCCCGTGCTCGCCCAGTACGTGATGCCGGGCGGGCGCGTGCAGAACCTCCTCTTCCTCGCCTTCGCCCTCGCCTTCGCCATCAAGGTGCCGATGTTCCCCTTCCACACGTGGCTGCCCGACGCGCACGTCGAGGCGCCCACGCCGGGCAGCGTGATCCTGGCCGGCGTTCTCCTGAAGATGGGGACCTACGGCTTCCTGCGCTTCTGCCTGCCCCTGTTCCCGCAGGCGA is a window of Candidatus Methylomirabilota bacterium DNA encoding:
- a CDS encoding NADH-quinone oxidoreductase subunit M codes for the protein MTLSLVVFLPAVGAVIIGLLPRARDETVKRAVLAVALLTFLVSLPLYTGFDARVADYQFQERRPWLPSLGIGYHVGIDGISLLLVLLTTFLMPITLLASWHAIEKRWKEFAVTMLLLETGMLGVFVALDLFLFYVFWEAMLIPMYLVIGVWGGTNRVYAAVKFVLYTLAGSLLMLVAILALFFQHGAVTGNYTFDLPVLAQYVMPGGRVQNLLFLAFALAFAIKVPMFPFHTWLPDAHVEAPTPGSVILAGVLLKMGTYGFLRFCLPLFPQASMTFAPWIIALAIVGIIYGAWVSTVQADIKKLVAYSSVSHLGFVMLGLFALNAQGVVGGIIQMVNHGLSTGALFLLVGMIYERRHTRLIEQFGGIWKVMPAFSVLFMIVTFSSIGLPGLNGFVGEFLILVGAFQWNRLAAALATTGIIFAAVYMLWMYQRVIFGELTREENRGLTDLSVREWVVLVPVLLLIVWIGVYPGPFTGVTEASVQALISQVQAKAAATAALASR